A DNA window from Natronosalvus rutilus contains the following coding sequences:
- a CDS encoding winged helix-turn-helix transcriptional regulator codes for MSQPARRSETIFAVLSVLSKKWHPRIILVLRADGPLGFNDLQEHLPGISSKVLTGNLEELRDRGLVDRVVVSESPLRVQYDLTDAGKELDDVFDALVGWGERHFEPDRKTVIVAESDRRLAKLYRQWLAPSYTVRVAVDANDISRHFDDSTPAVVLYDRYVPGAGSHEVTRLVRSLDESCRIVLLTADRLSFDVTDLECDAIVRKPAAREVVRRTVETQFERYGEDPDVRERHALVEKRAALEDVYSATVLKESSEYRRLCERLAADDGDSSVP; via the coding sequence ATGTCCCAACCGGCGCGCCGATCAGAGACGATCTTCGCAGTGCTCTCGGTGCTCTCGAAGAAGTGGCATCCTCGGATCATCCTCGTGTTACGCGCCGACGGACCGCTCGGCTTCAACGACCTCCAGGAGCACCTCCCCGGAATTTCGAGTAAGGTGCTCACCGGAAATCTCGAAGAATTGCGAGATCGCGGTCTGGTTGACCGCGTCGTCGTCAGCGAGTCGCCCCTGCGCGTCCAGTACGACCTGACCGACGCCGGCAAAGAACTCGACGACGTTTTCGACGCACTCGTCGGGTGGGGTGAGCGACATTTCGAACCTGATCGAAAGACGGTGATCGTCGCTGAGAGCGACCGTCGACTCGCCAAACTGTACCGCCAGTGGCTCGCGCCGTCGTACACGGTTCGAGTCGCGGTCGACGCCAACGATATCTCCCGTCACTTCGACGATTCTACGCCCGCTGTCGTCCTCTACGATCGGTACGTTCCTGGTGCCGGTTCACACGAGGTCACCCGGCTGGTCCGATCACTCGACGAGTCGTGTCGGATCGTGTTGCTCACGGCGGATCGCCTATCGTTCGACGTCACCGACCTCGAGTGCGACGCCATCGTCCGAAAACCGGCCGCAAGAGAGGTCGTCCGACGGACGGTCGAGACGCAGTTCGAGCGCTACGGGGAAGACCCCGACGTTCGCGAGCGTCACGCGCTCGTGGAGAAACGGGCCGCGCTCGAAGACGTTTACTCGGCGACTGTCCTCAAGGAAAGCAGCGAGTATCGACGGTTGTGCGAGCGCCTCGCGGCAGACGACGGTGATTCGAGCGTGCCTTGA
- a CDS encoding nickel-binding protein, whose amino-acid sequence MSDRELTDYLILREINPPVTHAERERASERSIAALGTVRDNGTGIDWVESEIMTNEDDMVTGTFCHFRAETEEALYEHADCAGIPVSRVFRRGSPVDGPDR is encoded by the coding sequence ATGAGCGATCGAGAACTAACGGACTATCTCATCCTCCGTGAGATCAATCCACCGGTAACTCATGCCGAGCGTGAACGTGCCAGCGAACGGTCAATCGCGGCCCTAGGGACGGTGCGAGACAACGGCACAGGTATCGACTGGGTCGAATCGGAGATCATGACTAACGAGGACGACATGGTGACGGGAACCTTCTGTCACTTTAGGGCCGAGACGGAGGAGGCATTGTACGAGCACGCCGACTGTGCTGGGATTCCAGTGTCACGTGTCTTTCGTCGCGGATCGCCTGTAGACGGTCCGGATCGGTAG
- a CDS encoding helix-turn-helix transcriptional regulator, with amino-acid sequence MDENAPPGPDLRIEVVKRAPMIAALREGAMDRRALEQRLEISKSTAHRNTNFLDEQGLIERSDGEYNLTAFGKAVAEVVATFEADMQTTVRLAPLFDVISGIQPQCPIEAFFDATVTTSNNGDPFGPLARFVSLVQETETLRMFDSYAVAPTYMDEIHGRVLDGLTTKVIERPDIALDIMENYPRKCVELCASEFLTMRLHEALPFGLVIFDSRIGVGIRDPVSGAPRAFVDTDTPEGRAWAETLFESYWNEATRLERFNPKALREAIESDA; translated from the coding sequence ATGGACGAAAACGCTCCGCCGGGCCCCGACCTCCGAATCGAGGTCGTGAAACGAGCACCGATGATCGCGGCCTTGCGTGAGGGGGCAATGGATCGACGCGCCTTGGAGCAGCGACTCGAGATATCGAAATCGACCGCTCATCGTAACACTAACTTTCTCGATGAGCAGGGCCTCATCGAGCGATCGGACGGAGAATACAACCTCACTGCGTTCGGCAAGGCAGTCGCGGAGGTCGTTGCAACGTTCGAGGCAGATATGCAGACGACCGTCCGACTCGCCCCACTGTTCGATGTCATATCCGGCATCCAACCACAGTGCCCGATCGAGGCATTCTTCGACGCGACCGTTACCACCTCGAACAACGGCGATCCGTTCGGACCGCTGGCTCGGTTCGTCTCACTCGTGCAAGAGACGGAGACGTTGCGGATGTTCGATTCATACGCCGTCGCCCCGACGTATATGGATGAGATTCATGGACGCGTTCTCGACGGGTTGACGACGAAAGTCATCGAGCGACCGGATATCGCTCTGGATATCATGGAGAATTACCCACGGAAGTGCGTCGAACTCTGTGCGAGCGAGTTTCTTACAATGCGGTTGCACGAGGCCCTCCCTTTCGGGCTCGTCATCTTCGACTCCCGAATAGGCGTCGGGATTCGTGACCCAGTATCTGGAGCTCCTCGGGCGTTCGTCGATACTGACACACCGGAAGGACGGGCGTGGGCCGAGACGTTGTTTGAATCCTATTGGAACGAAGCGACGCGATTAGAGCGTTTTAATCCGAAGGCGCTACGGGAAGCAATCGAGTCTGACGCCTAG
- a CDS encoding AI-2E family transporter produces MSMDSDGDLIDNQLLSRLGWWAFGLVLATVLVYALRGYLGWAVFGVFLYYMARPVARQLRQRGLSESTAAVITLGLVILPFVSILIVLASIAIIQLATLEATDFERIVETLFPDGLPETVPQTEEEVYPFVEDFTTDPTVGSIIEWGSGVLGAFLTAAYNLFITLLFAFFLVRDERRLARWFRSDIVGEGTRVDEFARAIDKGLSSVFFGYTLTILAIMILTGVIYALLNAIAPPGLAIPQVLLLAIVTGLASVIPLVGRSIVYAAVVVYLAVMAIQIGLTALWFPIAFYIIMGVFFDGIIRTYVRPSLSGRMFPTGLVLFAYILGPLAFGWYGIFLGPLLMVVATLFVQTELPRLLHGEAN; encoded by the coding sequence ATGTCCATGGATTCAGACGGTGATTTGATCGATAATCAACTTCTTTCGAGACTTGGCTGGTGGGCTTTCGGGCTTGTTCTTGCAACCGTTTTAGTGTACGCACTTCGCGGATATCTCGGATGGGCTGTTTTTGGCGTATTTCTCTATTATATGGCCCGACCAGTGGCCCGACAGCTCCGACAGCGTGGGCTTTCAGAAAGTACGGCTGCAGTCATCACCCTTGGGCTCGTTATTCTCCCCTTCGTCAGTATTCTCATCGTCCTCGCTTCCATTGCTATTATACAACTTGCAACCCTCGAGGCAACTGATTTTGAACGGATTGTCGAAACGTTGTTTCCTGACGGACTCCCGGAAACGGTACCCCAGACCGAGGAGGAGGTCTACCCATTTGTGGAGGACTTCACCACCGATCCAACCGTTGGATCGATAATCGAGTGGGGAAGTGGCGTATTGGGTGCGTTCCTCACAGCAGCATACAATCTATTTATCACACTTCTTTTTGCGTTCTTTCTCGTTCGTGATGAGAGACGACTTGCTAGGTGGTTTCGATCCGATATTGTCGGTGAGGGAACCCGTGTCGACGAGTTTGCTCGAGCGATTGACAAGGGATTAAGTTCTGTGTTTTTCGGATATACCTTGACTATTCTCGCTATCATGATACTCACTGGAGTCATCTATGCGCTGCTTAATGCAATAGCACCCCCCGGACTTGCGATTCCACAGGTGCTGTTGCTAGCTATCGTCACTGGTCTCGCTTCGGTTATTCCACTTGTTGGTCGATCTATCGTGTACGCAGCTGTTGTCGTTTACCTTGCAGTGATGGCTATTCAGATTGGCCTGACGGCATTGTGGTTTCCCATTGCGTTTTACATCATCATGGGTGTCTTCTTCGATGGTATTATTCGAACGTACGTTCGGCCATCACTTTCAGGCCGAATGTTCCCAACGGGACTCGTTCTCTTCGCGTATATCCTCGGGCCACTTGCGTTCGGTTGGTACGGTATCTTTCTTGGACCGCTTTTGATGGTCGTTGCGACGTTGTTCGTGCAAACGGAGTTACCCCGGTTGCTTCACGGCGAAGCAAACTGA
- a CDS encoding DNA-binding protein translates to MSSKQSVSKVVSVDEQAYEQETVRAEHEDVVDETPEFRATVEMEIQAKVDANHPDGIVDTSEDRIYGVTLAQEERIRAREEELERISVQAAFGRQEGRAERTRAVIEQARRDQRPVKEVDPREKLGRAELGQVNRQAQRLSEDINGGYTRAVIAKRIASRVLEGSDIFEAVMNTKEELHHEAGTIVPIGALEEIRRGEVSVEGRVIELWEPSSPSIQQVGLIEDETGRTKFTIWERSRQTMVREGERVRFRAAAKNWYNGRCSIALTHWSEIVFPERDPWWE, encoded by the coding sequence ATGTCTAGTAAGCAGTCGGTTAGCAAGGTTGTTTCGGTCGATGAACAGGCGTATGAACAGGAAACGGTTCGAGCGGAACACGAGGACGTTGTCGACGAGACTCCAGAGTTCCGGGCCACGGTGGAGATGGAGATTCAGGCGAAAGTCGATGCAAACCACCCAGACGGGATCGTCGATACAAGCGAGGATCGGATCTATGGTGTGACCCTCGCACAAGAAGAGCGTATTCGAGCCAGAGAGGAAGAACTCGAGCGAATTAGCGTCCAGGCGGCGTTCGGTCGACAGGAAGGACGAGCGGAGCGAACGAGAGCAGTGATTGAACAGGCACGACGTGATCAGCGGCCAGTCAAAGAAGTCGATCCTCGAGAGAAACTTGGGCGAGCGGAGTTGGGACAGGTCAATCGGCAGGCACAGCGGTTGTCAGAAGACATCAACGGTGGGTACACGCGAGCGGTCATCGCGAAGCGGATCGCCAGTCGGGTTCTCGAGGGTTCGGATATATTCGAGGCGGTGATGAATACGAAAGAGGAGCTACACCACGAGGCAGGGACAATCGTGCCGATCGGGGCCCTTGAGGAAATCAGAAGAGGCGAGGTCAGTGTCGAAGGTCGTGTGATCGAACTGTGGGAACCCTCAAGCCCGAGTATCCAACAGGTGGGACTGATCGAAGATGAGACTGGTCGAACGAAGTTCACGATCTGGGAGCGATCTAGACAGACGATGGTCCGCGAGGGTGAGCGAGTACGATTCAGGGCGGCGGCGAAGAACTGGTACAATGGTCGGTGTTCGATCGCGCTGACTCACTGGTCGGAAATCGTGTTCCCAGAGCGCGATCCCTGGTGGGAGTAG
- a CDS encoding RNA-guided endonuclease InsQ/TnpB family protein: MDDAPRRTVLIKLDVSSDREADLHHTKNQFLDCANQTSEWAWRYDDYCITSKNKAENALYNDLKEEHDLTANLVQKGIRRAIEAVDSGVDKLKKGEKTSQPVFESWSVVYDKRSATFNADHATLSTINGRVKTDYVLPPENEREDTPFGRYYENDEWDASHATLQYDEHSEEFYLHVTVKQPRGDNEERQEATSHGEGTENGVVLGVDLNVTGAFAVTSTGKFVGSADYLTHKRNEFEKRRGRLQQTGTRSAHLTIQRIGSKFSDWSLDWLHNCVNELLEEAERVGADSIIFENLKHIRENIANGSKFQQWAYAKFVELAEYKVEDRDLFVDFVSPAYTSQRCSCCGFTHEDNRDDKAFVCQQCGYEANADYNAAKNVAVRYCGYIHRGQKSRGGWAACQSALKSGTLNVNGDFNASA, encoded by the coding sequence GTGGACGACGCTCCGCGCCGCACGGTACTCATCAAACTCGATGTGTCCAGCGACCGCGAAGCCGACCTCCACCACACTAAAAACCAGTTCCTCGACTGCGCCAACCAGACGAGCGAATGGGCGTGGCGATACGACGATTACTGCATCACGTCGAAAAATAAAGCCGAGAACGCACTCTACAACGACCTCAAAGAAGAACACGACCTCACGGCCAACCTCGTCCAGAAAGGCATTCGTCGTGCTATCGAAGCCGTTGATTCAGGCGTGGACAAGTTGAAGAAAGGAGAGAAGACGAGTCAACCCGTTTTCGAGTCGTGGAGCGTCGTGTACGACAAGCGTAGTGCAACGTTCAACGCTGACCACGCCACGCTCTCCACGATTAACGGTAGAGTCAAAACTGACTACGTGTTGCCACCTGAAAACGAGCGTGAAGACACGCCGTTTGGTCGCTACTATGAGAACGATGAATGGGATGCGTCTCACGCCACGCTCCAGTACGATGAACACAGTGAGGAATTCTACCTGCACGTCACGGTGAAACAACCCCGTGGTGACAACGAAGAACGCCAAGAAGCCACGTCACATGGTGAAGGTACCGAGAACGGAGTGGTTCTCGGCGTTGACCTGAACGTGACTGGCGCGTTCGCCGTCACTTCTACCGGCAAATTCGTCGGTAGCGCCGATTACCTCACCCACAAACGCAACGAGTTCGAGAAACGTCGAGGTCGCCTGCAACAGACAGGCACGCGCTCGGCGCACTTGACTATCCAAAGAATTGGGAGCAAGTTCAGTGATTGGTCGTTGGACTGGCTCCACAACTGTGTGAACGAGTTACTCGAAGAAGCCGAACGAGTCGGCGCAGACAGCATCATCTTCGAGAACCTGAAACACATCCGCGAGAACATTGCGAACGGGTCGAAGTTTCAGCAGTGGGCTTACGCGAAGTTCGTTGAACTCGCGGAGTACAAGGTCGAAGACCGTGACTTGTTCGTTGATTTCGTGAGTCCAGCGTACACGTCCCAACGGTGTTCGTGCTGTGGGTTTACCCACGAGGACAACCGCGACGACAAAGCGTTCGTGTGTCAGCAGTGTGGGTACGAGGCGAATGCGGATTACAACGCGGCGAAGAACGTTGCCGTGCGGTATTGCGGGTATATTCATCGCGGGCAGAAGTCTCGCGGTGGATGGGCTGCGTGTCAATCAGCCCTGAAGTCAGGGACGTTGAACGTGAACGGCGATTTCAACGCCTCCGCTTAG